DNA sequence from the Microcoleus sp. bin38.metabat.b11b12b14.051 genome:
GACGCTTTCAAATATCTCAAAAACTCGATCGAGCTGGCTGAGTTCAAGAATCATCCTAATCCCGGCGGAAACTGAGCAAATACTAAACCTGCGCCCCATTTTTTTCCCCTGCTTGAGGCCGGAAATCAATGCCATCAAACCCGCACTGTCAATAAATGTTACTCCGCCAACATCCACCAGCACCGCTACCACCCCCGGTGCGGAAATTGCTGTGGTTAGTTGCTGTGCGAATTCTCCGGCTGTGGCTGCATTCAGGTGGTCTAGGGCTCGAATCACCGTAATTGTTTTTTGGGCAAGAAGTGTCTGCATATATCAAAC
Encoded proteins:
- a CDS encoding STAS domain-containing protein: MQTLLAQKTITVIRALDHLNAATAGEFAQQLTTAISAPGVVAVLVDVGGVTFIDSAGLMALISGLKQGKKMGRRFSICSVSAGIRMILELSQLDRVFEIFESVESYEAANAGSPAVLEAANR